From the Prunus dulcis chromosome 4, ALMONDv2, whole genome shotgun sequence genome, one window contains:
- the LOC117626746 gene encoding codeine O-demethylase-like produces MDMAAKIELGSQTVQELLGKGKAKQVPEKYIHKVGAPNASSAQLMDIPVIDLGLLLTPSSITAQQLEKLRSALTTWGCFQVINHGMTPEFLDEVREMTKQFFALPVEEKQKYLRQVNDIQGYGNDMVFSEQQTLDWSDRLYLSVYPEEHRKLKFWPQNPKSFSETLDQYTMKLQVVTKTVLEAMARSLNLDVNCFRDLYGEQGKMDVRFNFYPPCSRPDVVLGVKPHADGTIITLLLQDKQVEGLQFLKDDQWFRAPIVPEALLINVGDQAEILSNGIFKSPVHRVVTNPDKERISSAAFCIPESDKDIEPFESLVNESTPRLYKKVKNYVGIYFEYYQQGRRPIEAAKI; encoded by the exons ATGGACATGGCTGCCAAGATAGAGTTAGGATCCCAAACTGTCCAAGAGCTGCTCGGAAAAGGCAAAGCGAAACAAGTGCCTGAGAAATATATCCATAAAGTTGGAGCCCCAAATGCTTCTTCGGCCCAGTTGATGGATATACCAGTCATTGATCTTGGCCTCCTCCTCACACCATCCTCAATCACTGCACAACAACTTGAGAAACTTCGATCAGCTCTTACCACATGGGGTTGCTTTCAG GTAATAAATCATGGCATGACACCTGAATTCCTAGACGAGGTCCGCGAAATGACCAAACAATTTTTTGCACTTCCAGTGGAAGAGAAGCAGAAATACTTGAGACAAGTCAACGATATTCAAGGATATGGGAACGACATGGTTTTTTCAGAACAACAAACACTTGATTGGTCTGACCGGCTATACCTTTCTGTATATCCAGAAGAGCACCGAAAGCTCAAATTTTGGCCTCAAAATCCCAAATCTTTTAG TGAAACTTTAGACCAATATACGATGAAGTTACAAGTGGTAACAAAAACTGTCCTGGAGGCCATGGCAAGGTCATTGAATTTGGATGTTAATTGCTTTCGGGACCTGTATGGAGAACAAGGGAAAATGGATGTGAGGTTTAACTTTTATCCTCCTTGTTCAAGGCCTGATGTTGTCCTGGGTGTGAAACCGCATGCAGATGGAACAATAATCACCCTTCTCTTGCAAGACAAACAAGTGGAAGGTCTTCAGTTTCTGAAAGATGATCAGTGGTTTAGAGCTCCCATTGTTCCTGAGGCGCTTCTCATTAATGTCGGTGATCAGGCAGAG ATATTGAGCAATGGAATTTTCAAGAGCCCTGTACACAGGGTAGTGACAAATCCAGACAAGGAGAGGATCTCTTCGGCTGCCTTCTGCATCCCGGAATCAGATAAAGATATTGAACCCTTTGAAAGCCTGGTCAATGAGTCAACGCCAAGATTGTACAAAAAggtaaaaaattatgttggCATCTATTTCGAATACTACCAGCAGGGGAGGAGACCAATTGAAGCagcaaaaatttaa